The genomic stretch CGCCGACGCAGGAGATCCGGCGCCGGCTGCGCTCCCGCGGCGTGCGGGTGCTGCTGCCGGTGGTCGCCGAGGAGCGCCGGCTGGACTGGTCGACAGACACCGGCGACGCCGACCTGGTGCCGGCCGCCATGGGGCTGCGGGAGCCGGACGGCGACCGGCTCGGGTTCGACGCGATCGGCTCGGCCGACCTGGTGCTCGCCCCGGCGCTGGCGATCGGACCGGCCGGGCAGCGGCTGGGCAAGGGGGCCGGCTACTACGACCGGGCGCTGGTGCTGCTGCGCCCCAGGACACCCGTGGTCGCCCTGGTCTTCGACCACGAGCTGGTGGACGACGTCCCGATGGAGCCGCACGACCACCCGGTCGACGCGGCGGTGACCCCGACCCGCACCGTCCGCCTCGGCCTGGGGTAGGCGCGGCATGTCCGGCGAGAAGCAGGACGTGCTGCGCCACCGGCGGCTGCGCGGTGTGGACGCCTTCCGGGGCGCGGTGCTGGCGTTCATGCTGTTCACCCCGCCGATCGGTGACGCCACCACCTACCCGTTGATGCGGCACGCGACCTGGGACGGGCTGACCTTCTCCGACCTGATCCTGCCCACCTTCCTGGTCACCAGCGGGGCCAGCCTGGCCCTGATGCTGCGCCCGCCGACCACCGCGGCGGTGCGGCTGCGGCTGGTCCGGCGGCTGCTCGCCTTGCTCGTGCTTGGTGCTGTCTACAACGCGATCGGTGCCTCGTGGGCCGACCTGTCCCAGCTGCGGCTGACGGGCGTGCTGCAGCTGATCGGGCTGACCGGCGCGCTCGCGGCACTCGTCGTACTGCTCAGCCGGATCGGGTCGGACGACGACCGGCCGGTGGTCATCGCACTGATCGCCCTAGCCGCGGTGGCCGCGTACGGCGTCGGGCTGCTGCGACGTGCCGACGTCTGCCTCGGCGTGGACCAGTGCAGCTCGTACCACTCGTGGGACGTGAACCTGCTCGGCATCAGTCATGTGTACGGCGCCGGCCGGCTCAACTACGACCCCGAGGGACTGGCCGTGCTCGGGGCGGCCACCGGGCTGGTGCTGGTCGGCTACCTCGCCGGTCGGGCGCTTCGGCTGCGCCGGCCGCCGGCGGTCAGCACGGTCGCCCTCCTCGCCCTGGCCGGCGGGGTGCTGGCGGCGGCCAGCCTGCTCGCCGACGACGTCTGGGCGTACAACAAGCGGCTGCACACGCCGTCGTTCTCGCTCATCGCGGCCGGTACGGCGCTGACCGGGCTGGCGCTGGCCGTCGCGTTGCTCGACCTCGGCGGCCGGCCGGAGCGGGTGGCCCTCGACCGGGTCCGGGCGGTGCTCAGCTGGCCGTTCGTGGCGCTGGGCCGCAACGCCCTGGTCGTCTACTTCAGCGAGCACATCCTGCTCACGGTCGCGAGGGACACCCCGGTCGGCAACGGCACGCTGCAGGACTGGCTGCTGGCCCGCGCGCCGTTCGAGGGGGACACCCAGCTGCTCGGCTTCTCGCTGATGCTGCTGCTCACGGTCGCCGCCATCACCGGGGTGATGCACGCCCTGCGGTGGCACATCGCCCTGTAGCGCGATGGAGCCCGTCAGGACGACGGCTGCAGCACCAGCGTGTCCTTCTTCGCCACTTCCACCGCCGTCCGGCTGAACGGGAACGGCGTGCTCTGACGCGAAGATTCGCGGTGCGCTGTACAAATTGCATAAGAAACACGGCGAGCGCCGTGAATCTTCGCGCACCACGGTGCGCCGGAGGCGCCGCGTTGCTGACCTGTGCGCCACAGCTCGGCCTGGTCCCAGTAGTGCGGGTTGAACGCGTGCCCGGACGCACCCGTCAGGTTGACCCAGCGGGAGCGGTCCAGGTCGGCCAGGTCGACGACCATCCGCATCGAGGGCACCCAGTCGACCTGGTAGCCCTCGTACGGCGTCCAGCCGGTGGCGTCCACGATCGAGGAGCCGCCGCCCACCTTGAGCGGACCTCGGTTGAACA from Actinomycetes bacterium encodes the following:
- a CDS encoding 5-formyltetrahydrofolate cyclo-ligase; protein product: MATRSEQKAALRAGLTARRRSLGADELAAAALGLADQVDALPELAAATTVTLYASVGSEPPTQEIRRRLRSRGVRVLLPVVAEERRLDWSTDTGDADLVPAAMGLREPDGDRLGFDAIGSADLVLAPALAIGPAGQRLGKGAGYYDRALVLLRPRTPVVALVFDHELVDDVPMEPHDHPVDAAVTPTRTVRLGLG
- a CDS encoding penicillin acylase family protein, which translates into the protein MFNDEVPANARADGEDRWFEVVRTLWYSPNDPWWDDVRTPQRETRDDAVRAAMDAAAADLGARLGSDPSRWQWGTRHTLELTNQSFGTSGIGPVEWLFNRGPLKVGGGSSIVDATGWTPYEGYQVDWVPSMRMVVDLADLDRSRWVNLTGASGHAFNPHYWDQAELWRTGQQRGASGAPWCAKIHGARRVSYAICTAHRESSRQSTPFPFSRTAVEVAKKDTLVLQPSS